In a single window of the Catalinimonas alkaloidigena genome:
- the tsaD gene encoding tRNA (adenosine(37)-N6)-threonylcarbamoyltransferase complex transferase subunit TsaD encodes MPSSPTLLAIESSCDETSAAVLQGGVLLSNVVATQEIHQQYGGVVPELASRAHQQHIVPVVHEALQRAKVPKNALDAIAFTQGPGLLGALLVGASFAKSMAQGLQIPVVAVHHMRAHILAHFLETPHPPFPFLCLTVSGGHTQLVQVNSPLDMHILGETLDDAVGEAFDKAAKMLGLPYPGGPLIDRHAQTGNPQAFAFTITEMPELNYSFSGVKTNILYFLQAQRRHDPDFVEHHLADLCASIQYTLVETLLVKLRKAAAQTGIRHITIAGGVSANSGLRQALTAEARQHDWHVYIPKMEYCTDNAAMIAMAAHFQYQAGQVGDLAVSPQPRLPF; translated from the coding sequence ATGCCCTCCTCTCCTACTCTTTTGGCGATAGAGTCGTCTTGCGACGAAACCAGTGCAGCCGTACTGCAGGGCGGTGTCCTGCTCTCGAATGTGGTGGCAACGCAGGAAATCCATCAACAATACGGGGGGGTGGTCCCCGAACTTGCCTCACGTGCCCACCAGCAGCACATTGTGCCGGTGGTTCACGAAGCGCTGCAGCGGGCAAAAGTACCCAAAAACGCCCTGGATGCCATTGCTTTTACGCAGGGACCCGGTTTGCTGGGCGCATTGCTGGTAGGAGCTTCGTTTGCTAAATCCATGGCCCAGGGACTGCAAATCCCGGTGGTGGCGGTCCATCACATGCGTGCACACATCCTGGCCCACTTCCTGGAGACGCCGCATCCGCCGTTCCCTTTTCTCTGCCTGACGGTGAGCGGGGGGCATACCCAGCTGGTGCAGGTCAACAGCCCGCTCGACATGCACATTCTGGGCGAAACGCTCGACGATGCCGTCGGCGAGGCCTTCGACAAAGCTGCCAAAATGCTTGGCCTGCCGTACCCCGGCGGACCGCTGATCGACCGGCATGCTCAAACGGGAAATCCGCAGGCATTTGCCTTCACTATAACGGAAATGCCCGAATTGAATTATTCGTTCAGTGGCGTGAAGACCAACATCCTGTATTTCTTACAGGCCCAGCGGCGACACGACCCCGATTTCGTCGAGCACCACCTCGCCGACCTGTGCGCCAGCATCCAGTATACGCTGGTGGAAACGCTTCTGGTCAAGCTTCGGAAGGCGGCCGCGCAGACAGGCATTCGCCACATTACTATTGCGGGGGGCGTCTCGGCCAACTCCGGACTGCGACAGGCGCTCACGGCAGAGGCCCGTCAGCACGACTGGCACGTTTACATTCCGAAGATGGAATATTGCACGGATAATGCCGCCATGATCGCCATGGCCGCCCACTTCCAGTACCAGGCCGGGCAAGTCGGCGATCTGGCCGTCAGTCCTCAACCACGCCTCCCGTTTTAA
- a CDS encoding translocation/assembly module TamB domain-containing protein: MAHAEETQEQHPRRKNRFGRWVTSALAGVCIFVLLVLALLQLPYVQTRLAGWATQYLSQQLGYPLHVGYVSIRWFDTVVLEQVSIRDSSQAPMIYVEDLKADFDLRTLIQSGRIFVDEVTIDGADVQLVIDRETERLNINGFVAAINNLTRNPNDTTSGKSVVFQVGQVHLNHSRLLYADRSRDSFPEGFNYYHMQYDSIRAEVADFRIARDTVEMQVDELQTFESNAGVPVHQLKSFFRYCSQSMDFLGLNARIGDSYLGDTLRFTYDSVADLSDFVPKVNIDANLENTIVYAHDLALFAPAVARFQERVMVRGKFSGTVDRFRIQDMNFYFGDKSYLFGSMTMMGLPAIEETFIELNLSGAQVDAADIRQYIPNPKAYAYVARFGTIRFNGSFLGFPNDFVADGFFNTGLGDIQSDLNLKINEDPAESYYRGELATFGLDIGTLYNVPRLLQKLDMSGWIEGTGFLLENANDSLNATISRLGINGYNYRNIAVDAQLSREQFRGDLRIADPNLEFTAAGLIDLRDRVGRVDISARIDTLNLDQLGLVKGVTLVQSDVELDFEGLRLNDMQGDGFLRNVQLVYQDRVLTLDSLHVTSLHPEPGLQRLSVVSDLVDADFAGDFEIEQVVKDLQRLTREYGLIFQNDAALTERYYQQKKKEILPEYSMEYGLLLKDVNPITRLFVPNFYLSPATRVEGNFFNGNTSVFTLNTTFDTLVYNDNYIFETDLDVTSSKIADSSDVLASIFATSRRQEIHGIAATENFLFDGTWSQKQIEFRTGLEQENSTNLVDLNGTMTFRDNRSELHFQPSHFQIIDHRWEINPDNLITIWQQDSIYVRDLTIAQDGQQVGFRGLISRDRSDSLLVVVREFDLANLNSVVNRKFGGTLNAYASLSGVLESQELQGNVQLRNFMFEDFMVGQVYGESAWDDVSQRLNVNLNIDRDNERVVRLAGFYKPEDEENQLNLTARLEGARLAFLETIIPDISNVAGMASGSVRILGMLSSPLVLGNLDVTGGRFRIDYLNTTYRFEDKVYFSENQIGVSNLELLDENGNRARLTRGGLFHDGFRDFVVSLQGELNNFQVLNTTYRDNKLYYGVVNVTGSMEIFGPFSDIVIRGDVRTERDTKLFIPVEDENEVAQSDYINFINVDSLVNGGPSDTIQLSNLDTDALSLNFNIDVTPEAYGEIIFDRRAGDIIRANGEGRISMVLDRGGDFSIFGQYTITRGRYNFTMLNLINKEFVVEPGGTITWNGDPLQGIMNIQAIYEQVASFQPLANGRAESDLPAINRRYPVDVQLVLQGVLLNPQIKLGIDFPENSYPSSLSRLVLEFEALTKHNEQELNRQVFGLLVMRSLLPTSNVVGGIDFQTGTVSSISELLSNQVSYYFSQIDDNLEVDIDLNGFDEEALNTLQLRLSYTALGGRLRFTRDGSFTNSANQATTLNVIGDITVEYSLTADNKLRLKMFSRTNQNLLTSGVNSTFSNGTTQGFSFLHTQSFNKFHELLPRGFREKLQDEDENPPPVEGPDRPQASK; this comes from the coding sequence TTGGCACACGCAGAGGAAACGCAGGAACAGCACCCCCGACGGAAGAACCGGTTCGGGCGATGGGTCACGTCGGCCTTAGCCGGTGTGTGCATCTTCGTGCTGCTGGTGCTCGCCCTCCTGCAACTTCCTTACGTCCAGACCCGATTGGCCGGCTGGGCCACCCAGTACCTTTCCCAACAACTAGGCTATCCGCTGCACGTGGGCTACGTCAGCATCCGTTGGTTCGATACCGTAGTGCTCGAACAGGTCAGCATCCGCGACTCTTCCCAAGCCCCCATGATTTACGTGGAAGACCTGAAAGCCGACTTCGACCTGCGTACCCTGATTCAGTCGGGCAGAATCTTCGTCGACGAAGTAACCATCGATGGGGCCGATGTGCAGCTGGTGATCGACCGGGAGACTGAGCGCCTGAACATCAACGGGTTTGTGGCGGCCATCAACAACCTGACGCGGAATCCGAACGACACCACGTCGGGGAAAAGTGTGGTTTTTCAAGTGGGGCAGGTACACCTGAACCATTCGCGCCTGTTGTATGCCGATCGCTCGCGCGACAGCTTCCCCGAAGGGTTCAACTATTATCACATGCAGTACGACAGCATCCGGGCCGAGGTAGCGGATTTCCGCATCGCGCGCGATACGGTCGAGATGCAGGTGGATGAATTACAGACGTTCGAGAGTAACGCCGGGGTACCGGTGCACCAACTCAAATCCTTCTTCCGCTATTGTAGTCAGAGCATGGATTTTCTGGGCCTGAACGCTCGCATCGGCGACAGTTATCTGGGGGATACGCTGCGGTTTACCTACGATTCGGTGGCCGACCTCAGCGATTTCGTGCCCAAGGTAAACATCGACGCTAATCTGGAAAACACCATTGTGTATGCCCACGACCTGGCGCTTTTTGCCCCGGCCGTCGCGCGCTTTCAGGAGCGGGTCATGGTGCGCGGAAAGTTCAGCGGTACCGTGGATCGGTTCCGGATTCAGGACATGAACTTTTACTTCGGCGACAAGAGCTATCTGTTTGGGTCGATGACCATGATGGGCCTGCCTGCCATCGAAGAGACGTTTATTGAACTGAATCTTTCGGGAGCGCAGGTCGATGCCGCCGACATCCGGCAGTACATTCCGAATCCCAAAGCATATGCCTACGTGGCGCGTTTCGGCACCATCCGGTTTAACGGGAGTTTTCTGGGTTTTCCCAACGACTTTGTAGCCGACGGTTTTTTCAACACCGGCCTGGGCGATATTCAGTCGGACCTTAACCTGAAAATCAACGAAGATCCGGCGGAATCGTACTACCGCGGCGAGCTGGCTACGTTCGGGCTGGACATCGGTACGCTCTACAACGTGCCACGCTTACTTCAAAAACTCGACATGTCGGGCTGGATCGAGGGCACCGGGTTTCTGCTCGAAAACGCCAACGATAGCCTGAATGCCACCATCAGTCGCCTAGGCATCAACGGGTACAACTACCGCAACATTGCCGTCGATGCGCAACTGAGCCGGGAGCAGTTCCGGGGCGACCTGCGCATTGCAGACCCCAACCTGGAGTTTACGGCCGCCGGGCTGATCGATTTGCGCGACCGCGTCGGGCGGGTGGACATCAGTGCGCGGATCGATACCCTGAATCTGGACCAACTCGGATTGGTGAAGGGCGTGACGCTGGTGCAGTCGGACGTGGAGTTGGATTTTGAAGGCCTGCGCCTGAACGACATGCAAGGCGATGGATTTCTGCGCAATGTGCAACTGGTATATCAGGACCGCGTGCTGACGCTGGACTCGCTCCACGTGACGTCGTTGCACCCGGAGCCGGGGCTACAGCGACTTTCCGTGGTTTCGGACCTGGTGGATGCCGATTTCGCCGGCGATTTTGAGATCGAACAAGTGGTGAAAGATTTACAACGCCTCACCCGCGAATACGGTCTGATTTTTCAGAATGATGCGGCGCTGACAGAGCGGTACTATCAGCAGAAGAAAAAGGAGATCTTGCCCGAATACAGCATGGAGTACGGTCTGTTGCTGAAAGACGTGAACCCCATTACCCGCCTGTTTGTCCCTAATTTTTACCTATCGCCCGCCACACGCGTGGAAGGGAACTTCTTCAACGGCAACACGTCAGTCTTCACGCTCAACACGACGTTCGATACGCTCGTCTACAACGACAACTACATCTTCGAGACAGACCTGGACGTTACCAGTTCCAAAATTGCGGACAGCAGCGACGTACTGGCTTCGATTTTTGCAACCTCGCGGCGGCAGGAAATCCACGGCATTGCCGCTACGGAGAATTTTCTGTTCGATGGCACGTGGAGCCAGAAGCAGATTGAGTTCCGGACGGGCCTGGAACAGGAAAACAGCACCAACCTGGTCGATCTGAACGGTACCATGACGTTCCGCGACAACCGCTCCGAACTCCACTTTCAGCCGTCGCATTTCCAGATCATCGACCATCGCTGGGAGATCAATCCCGACAACCTGATCACCATCTGGCAGCAGGATTCCATTTACGTGCGCGACCTGACCATTGCGCAGGATGGACAACAGGTGGGCTTCCGGGGACTCATTTCGCGCGATCGGTCCGATTCGCTGCTGGTCGTGGTTCGCGAATTCGATCTGGCCAATCTGAATTCGGTCGTCAACCGGAAGTTTGGCGGTACGCTGAATGCCTACGCTTCGCTGTCCGGAGTGCTGGAGAGCCAGGAGCTACAGGGGAATGTGCAGTTGCGCAACTTTATGTTCGAGGATTTTATGGTCGGGCAGGTCTACGGCGAATCGGCCTGGGACGACGTTTCTCAACGCCTGAATGTCAACCTGAACATCGATCGCGACAACGAACGCGTGGTACGGCTGGCCGGATTTTACAAGCCTGAAGACGAAGAAAACCAACTGAACCTGACGGCACGTCTGGAAGGGGCGCGGCTGGCGTTTCTGGAGACCATCATTCCCGACATTAGCAACGTGGCGGGCATGGCCAGCGGCTCGGTACGCATCCTGGGCATGCTTTCTTCACCTTTGGTGCTGGGCAACCTCGACGTGACCGGCGGCAGGTTCCGCATCGATTACCTGAACACCACGTACCGGTTCGAAGACAAAGTGTACTTCAGCGAGAACCAGATTGGGGTCAGCAACCTGGAGTTACTCGACGAAAACGGCAACCGCGCGCGCCTCACACGCGGCGGACTGTTTCACGACGGCTTTCGCGATTTTGTGGTGAGCCTGCAGGGCGAACTCAACAACTTCCAGGTGTTGAATACCACCTACCGTGACAACAAACTGTATTACGGCGTAGTGAACGTAACCGGGTCGATGGAAATCTTTGGGCCTTTTAGCGACATTGTGATCCGGGGCGACGTCCGTACCGAGCGGGACACAAAGCTGTTCATTCCGGTTGAGGACGAAAACGAAGTGGCGCAATCAGACTACATCAATTTCATCAACGTCGATTCGCTGGTGAACGGTGGGCCGAGCGATACCATCCAGCTCTCCAACCTCGACACCGACGCCCTCAGCCTCAACTTCAACATCGACGTGACGCCGGAAGCGTATGGCGAAATCATCTTCGACCGGCGGGCGGGCGACATCATCCGTGCCAACGGCGAGGGGCGGATCAGCATGGTGCTGGACCGGGGTGGCGATTTCAGCATCTTTGGGCAGTACACCATTACACGTGGGCGCTACAACTTCACGATGCTGAACCTGATCAACAAGGAGTTTGTGGTCGAACCGGGGGGGACCATTACCTGGAACGGCGATCCGTTGCAGGGCATCATGAACATTCAGGCGATCTACGAGCAGGTGGCTTCGTTCCAGCCCCTGGCCAACGGACGCGCCGAAAGCGACCTGCCTGCCATCAACCGCCGCTACCCCGTCGATGTGCAGCTGGTGTTGCAGGGCGTATTGCTAAACCCGCAGATCAAACTGGGCATCGATTTCCCCGAGAACTCGTACCCGTCGAGTCTGAGCCGGCTGGTGCTGGAATTCGAGGCACTGACGAAGCACAACGAACAGGAACTGAACCGGCAGGTGTTTGGGCTGTTGGTGATGCGCAGCCTTCTGCCGACTTCCAACGTGGTGGGCGGCATCGATTTTCAGACCGGTACGGTCAGCAGCATCAGTGAACTGTTGTCCAATCAGGTAAGCTATTACTTTTCGCAGATCGACGATAATCTGGAAGTCGACATCGACCTGAACGGCTTCGACGAGGAAGCCTTAAACACGTTGCAGTTACGGCTTTCGTATACCGCACTGGGCGGCAGGCTGCGCTTTACGCGCGACGGCTCGTTTACCAACAGTGCCAACCAGGCGACCACCCTCAACGTCATCGGCGACATCACGGTCGAATATTCGTTGACCGCCGACAATAAACTGCGCCTGAAAATGTTCAGCCGCACCAACCAGAACCTCCTGACGTCAGGCGTCAACTCTACTTTTTCGAACGGAACCACCCAGGGCTTTAGCTTCCTGCATACGCAGAGCTTCAACAAATTCCACGAACTGTTGCCGCGCGGTTTCCGCGAAAAGTTGCAGGACGAAGATGAGAATCCGCCGCCGGTCGAAGGCCCCGATCGGCCTCAGGCCAGCAAGTAA